From the Synergistaceae bacterium DZ-S4 genome, one window contains:
- the dctP gene encoding TRAP transporter substrate-binding protein DctP — translation MTVSKRFIFFSLVSLFCAFSVIATVKSSEAAPVVLKFAGQNPPEHFATVSMNEIAKEVAQKTNNRVQIKVFPANQLGDYSLVYEELIRGTVEMACISFPSQFDNRMDLIYVQGYTSSYEQVSKVYDPNGWFFKKMDEFNSRLGVKLLGMYLEGMVGIGTVKPMRAPLDPKVDKGLLLRIPNMDVFKTALEGAGFRTISIPFADVYQSMQTGVCDGDTGYSIVAAYTTFGDVIKHWYNFNKNTECLGIMISDKVWKKLSAEDRKVLQEAVSRQAALSITNARANDQKYLDLMKKKGIQVHMYTPKELKPMMDAFAATWGQLDQSKGKALMDEFKKEMKKISDAIAK, via the coding sequence ATGACAGTTTCAAAGCGTTTTATCTTCTTTTCTTTAGTTTCTCTTTTTTGCGCGTTTTCGGTGATCGCCACGGTAAAGAGCTCGGAAGCAGCTCCGGTGGTGCTCAAGTTTGCGGGACAGAATCCACCCGAACACTTTGCAACGGTTTCAATGAATGAAATAGCAAAAGAAGTAGCCCAGAAGACCAACAACAGAGTACAGATCAAGGTCTTCCCGGCCAACCAGCTTGGGGATTATTCGCTCGTTTATGAGGAACTGATCAGGGGAACTGTCGAAATGGCCTGCATCTCCTTTCCGAGCCAGTTCGACAACAGGATGGACCTGATATACGTTCAGGGTTATACAAGCAGCTATGAACAGGTGTCCAAGGTTTACGACCCCAACGGCTGGTTCTTCAAAAAAATGGATGAATTCAATTCACGCCTGGGAGTAAAACTGCTTGGCATGTACCTTGAGGGAATGGTCGGCATTGGAACAGTAAAGCCGATGAGAGCCCCTCTCGATCCAAAAGTGGACAAGGGACTCCTCCTCCGCATCCCCAACATGGATGTCTTCAAGACAGCCCTGGAAGGCGCCGGCTTTCGCACGATCTCCATCCCGTTCGCCGATGTTTACCAGTCGATGCAGACAGGTGTATGCGACGGCGATACAGGCTACTCCATCGTGGCTGCCTACACCACATTCGGAGATGTCATCAAACATTGGTACAACTTCAACAAAAATACGGAATGCCTCGGGATAATGATCAGCGACAAGGTCTGGAAAAAACTTTCAGCTGAAGACCGGAAGGTACTACAGGAAGCTGTGAGCAGACAGGCAGCGTTGAGCATCACGAACGCACGGGCGAACGACCAGAAGTATCTTGATCTGATGAAGAAGAAGGGGATACAGGTGCACATGTACACCCCCAAGGAACTCAAGCCGATGATGGACGCATTCGCCGCCACATGGGGACAGCTTGATCAGAGCAAAGGCAAGGCTCTGATGGATGAGTTCAAGAAAGAAATGAAAAAGATCTCGGACGCAATTGCTAAGTAA
- a CDS encoding universal stress protein codes for MKILVAVDFSPVGREVAHAGYRLAKKLGSEITFFHCAPQTARFLQGYDIKAFVSSTSRDDQKKIGEMARQKLHKVMEDVFAESGVSEFLNIEEEVAFGDPGDELLNYAKDKSVDLIVVGYKSYSAIEQLLVGSTASKVARYAPCSVLIYRPKKG; via the coding sequence ATGAAAATTCTCGTAGCCGTTGATTTCAGCCCGGTAGGAAGGGAAGTAGCGCACGCAGGGTATCGTCTGGCAAAGAAATTGGGAAGCGAGATCACCTTTTTTCACTGTGCTCCGCAGACAGCGCGTTTTCTCCAGGGTTATGACATAAAGGCCTTTGTTTCTTCGACAAGCAGGGATGATCAGAAAAAAATAGGAGAGATGGCAAGGCAGAAACTCCATAAGGTGATGGAGGACGTCTTTGCGGAGAGCGGGGTATCAGAGTTTTTGAACATAGAAGAAGAGGTGGCCTTCGGCGACCCCGGCGACGAGCTGCTGAATTATGCGAAAGATAAGAGCGTTGATCTGATAGTAGTCGGATACAAGAGCTACAGCGCCATAGAACAGCTGCTTGTCGGGAGCACCGCATCAAAGGTCGCCAGATATGCTCCCTGCTCTGTCCTGATATACAGGCCAAAGAAAGGCTAG
- a CDS encoding YitT family protein has product MSVRAKHRLAHLAVKMELFVMSEWSTFVISTLGSLLYTIGVIAFTLPYRFPDAGVMGISVILKYTIGLAPSISSLVANVILLAWGWKELSKRFVLWTIYNVILISFLLEVLQFIKFPVINDMFLVAIAGGLIKGVGGGLVFRTGVSGGGMDIVIAVLRKRYGIEVGRFSFYINMLILGGSMGIVGMEKMLYGFVASYVSGQSIDSVLSSFDKRRLVLIMAKDTKPVVRYISDELRRGSTVLYGEGGFSGEERPTIMCLLTPRQTMVLKRYLAKNHPKSFMVVSEASEVLGKGFKHWKQI; this is encoded by the coding sequence ATGAGCGTGAGAGCGAAACACAGGCTGGCACATCTTGCTGTAAAAATGGAATTATTCGTAATGAGCGAATGGTCGACATTCGTCATATCCACCCTGGGGTCTCTGCTGTATACAATAGGCGTTATAGCTTTTACACTGCCCTATCGTTTTCCCGATGCAGGCGTGATGGGTATTTCTGTCATACTGAAGTACACTATCGGCCTCGCTCCATCCATCTCATCACTTGTGGCGAACGTCATCCTCCTGGCATGGGGCTGGAAGGAACTTTCAAAGCGTTTTGTCCTGTGGACTATATATAATGTCATTTTGATCTCATTTCTGCTCGAAGTCCTTCAATTCATAAAGTTTCCTGTCATCAACGATATGTTCCTTGTGGCCATTGCGGGCGGCCTGATCAAGGGGGTCGGCGGAGGGCTCGTCTTCAGAACAGGGGTGAGCGGAGGCGGGATGGATATAGTCATAGCTGTACTTAGAAAGAGATACGGCATCGAAGTCGGACGTTTCAGCTTCTACATAAATATGCTCATCCTCGGCGGATCAATGGGGATCGTGGGAATGGAAAAAATGCTTTATGGTTTTGTCGCAAGCTATGTATCCGGGCAGAGCATAGACAGCGTTCTCTCATCGTTCGACAAGCGCCGTCTGGTGCTGATAATGGCCAAGGATACAAAGCCGGTGGTAAGGTACATCTCTGACGAACTGCGCAGGGGATCGACCGTACTGTACGGCGAGGGAGGCTTCTCCGGCGAGGAGCGTCCAACGATAATGTGTCTGCTCACCCCCAGGCAGACCATGGTCCTGAAACGGTATCTGGCCAAGAACCATCCAAAATCCTTCATGGTAGTCTCGGAGGCATCGGAAGTCCTGGGCAAAGGCTTCAAGCACTGGAAACAGATCTGA
- a CDS encoding helix-turn-helix domain-containing protein — protein MLLEHILLSVNPNYSLKYLEKKLAGYGEDNDAADLLETFSTYCECFFSKQKAAEKLHLHRNTLAYRIAKIEERLNISTENFEDVISFYLVLLMKRLGVSGGKKSED, from the coding sequence ATGCTCCTTGAGCACATACTGCTCTCGGTGAATCCAAATTACTCCCTGAAGTATCTTGAAAAAAAACTTGCGGGATATGGTGAGGATAACGACGCAGCTGATCTTCTGGAAACATTTTCGACATACTGCGAATGCTTCTTCAGCAAACAGAAGGCCGCTGAAAAGCTGCACCTGCACAGGAACACGCTTGCATACAGGATCGCAAAAATAGAAGAAAGGCTCAACATTTCTACAGAGAACTTTGAAGATGTCATCTCCTTCTATCTTGTCCTGCTGATGAAAAGGCTCGGGGTCTCCGGGGGGAAAAAATCCGAAGACTGA
- a CDS encoding ABC transporter permease, whose product MDFLIAILASAVRSGTPVLYATLGEVISERAGVMNLGLEGVMLVGAYTGFAVTRSTGDPWLGILASFAAGAAITLIHAFLCITLMCNQVVSGLAMVLTGYGLSALLGRGVIGETISGMAPLRMPILGDIPFIGPIFFQHNTMVYLSYVLIALLCWFLFRTRPGLNLRAVGENPRAADAMGLPVTAIRYFYCMFGGGLAGIGGGYLSVVYAQMWIEGMTAGRGWIAVALVIFGLWNPARAALGAYLFGGVEALQLRMQAMGSSISASLLLTLPYLMTIIVLTLVAIRAGKGILLEAPAALSIPFRREDRD is encoded by the coding sequence ATGGATTTCCTTATAGCTATACTGGCTTCCGCGGTAAGAAGCGGTACACCGGTCCTTTACGCAACCCTGGGGGAAGTGATATCCGAAAGAGCCGGGGTCATGAACCTGGGCCTTGAGGGAGTCATGCTCGTGGGTGCATACACCGGGTTCGCGGTAACAAGGTCCACAGGCGACCCCTGGCTGGGCATCCTGGCATCATTTGCAGCAGGTGCGGCGATAACACTGATACATGCATTTCTTTGCATAACCCTGATGTGCAACCAGGTAGTGAGCGGGCTTGCAATGGTCCTGACAGGCTATGGACTAAGTGCCCTTCTCGGAAGGGGAGTCATTGGCGAAACGATATCCGGCATGGCCCCCCTCAGGATGCCCATACTCGGTGACATACCCTTCATTGGCCCTATTTTTTTCCAGCACAACACAATGGTTTACCTCTCATACGTCCTTATTGCGCTGCTCTGCTGGTTCCTTTTCAGGACACGGCCGGGACTCAACCTGAGAGCCGTCGGAGAGAATCCCCGTGCAGCCGATGCAATGGGTCTTCCCGTGACTGCGATCCGATACTTCTACTGTATGTTCGGGGGCGGGCTTGCTGGGATAGGAGGCGGCTACCTCTCAGTTGTCTACGCACAGATGTGGATCGAAGGCATGACAGCCGGAAGGGGATGGATAGCTGTAGCCCTGGTGATATTCGGACTTTGGAATCCGGCCCGCGCTGCTTTGGGAGCATATCTTTTCGGAGGTGTAGAGGCGCTTCAGCTGAGGATGCAGGCGATGGGCTCCAGCATTTCAGCCTCGCTACTCCTGACTTTGCCATATCTGATGACTATCATCGTCCTGACACTGGTCGCAATAAGGGCCGGCAAGGGCATACTCCTTGAAGCCCCCGCGGCGCTGAGCATACCTTTCAGACGGGAAGACAGGGACTAA
- a CDS encoding hydantoinase/oxoprolinase family protein, which yields MDLPFGPRYNIGIDVGGTNTDGVLYDCVDKRIVASVKIPTEHASYAKAIDNSLKALTASIDDNGSEVASVNISTTVSTNALLEGKGEPSNLILIGFDRYPHIVSDIEGAIGPSSVLKVRGGHTGWGKERETFDPRAVENFAKDHRGELFTVSSMYSPRNPRHETAAKEILLANGSGHVTCSHELSYSRLNSVKRTVTAYLNTSLVPLAERLIDDIGSVAKKYGLSCPVMFLRSDSTLVPSEWCRRFPIEMIYSGPAASLRGACHIAGGESLDSFVAVDIGGTSTDIGRIYLGRAVFSDAGAKIGSYQTMIPSLNIMSIALGGDSRTEVCGTEDIRIGPERSVPLCMTAQDSGLQAETVIKDLLGCPDEAEGIGRSEADGSPKPLMTDDVPRTADLGKWMAMGYSYTPTDAFNTMELSEVGDPKISKAASYLKGKKAGTAGYDLAEAVAVKAHSMLESSISEYTSACGQLPRVYVGTPAKVFAKLGDNGEAEITVPRNFDVAGAVGAAVSSIELNCRVSIMHSFSDESFTAFLPETTISSENFQELLEMAEKAAGKYLAWLAGSMGYHEIIITAEKAISYAGEAETVSTLLSASIECRAVVKNAQ from the coding sequence ATGGATCTTCCGTTCGGCCCGAGGTACAACATTGGAATAGATGTCGGGGGGACCAATACAGACGGGGTCCTCTATGACTGCGTTGATAAAAGGATCGTTGCTTCTGTGAAGATACCCACGGAACACGCCTCTTATGCCAAAGCCATAGATAACTCGCTCAAAGCCCTAACCGCAAGCATTGATGATAATGGCAGCGAAGTGGCCTCGGTGAACATATCTACTACGGTTTCAACAAATGCGCTGCTGGAAGGCAAAGGAGAACCTTCAAACCTGATCCTGATAGGTTTTGACAGGTACCCGCACATCGTTTCCGACATCGAAGGGGCGATCGGCCCGTCATCGGTGCTGAAAGTGAGGGGCGGACACACAGGATGGGGAAAGGAGAGAGAAACTTTCGACCCCCGGGCTGTGGAAAATTTTGCAAAGGATCACCGGGGGGAGCTCTTTACTGTATCCTCCATGTATTCCCCTAGGAATCCCCGGCATGAAACAGCTGCAAAGGAGATATTGCTCGCAAATGGTTCGGGTCATGTGACCTGCAGCCATGAACTCTCATATTCCCGCCTCAATTCTGTCAAAAGGACTGTTACGGCCTATCTCAACACCTCTCTTGTGCCCCTGGCAGAGAGGCTCATTGACGACATAGGATCAGTTGCAAAAAAATACGGGCTCTCATGTCCTGTTATGTTTTTGAGGAGTGACAGCACCCTTGTGCCATCAGAGTGGTGCAGAAGATTTCCCATTGAAATGATCTATTCGGGGCCGGCCGCAAGTCTGAGGGGGGCTTGTCATATCGCCGGCGGTGAGAGTTTAGACAGCTTTGTTGCCGTGGATATCGGGGGCACATCCACAGACATTGGCAGGATATATCTAGGCAGGGCCGTATTCAGCGACGCGGGAGCAAAGATAGGGTCTTACCAGACCATGATACCCTCTCTCAACATAATGAGTATCGCATTGGGAGGTGACAGCAGGACTGAGGTCTGCGGGACAGAGGATATCAGGATAGGGCCGGAAAGGTCGGTTCCGCTCTGCATGACGGCGCAGGACTCCGGCCTTCAGGCTGAGACAGTCATAAAAGATCTTCTGGGATGCCCGGATGAGGCTGAAGGGATTGGCAGATCTGAAGCAGATGGCAGTCCAAAGCCCTTGATGACGGATGACGTACCGCGGACGGCAGATCTTGGGAAATGGATGGCAATGGGATACTCTTACACCCCTACTGACGCATTCAACACAATGGAACTCTCAGAGGTTGGTGATCCTAAGATATCCAAGGCAGCGTCATACCTGAAAGGTAAAAAGGCGGGAACCGCCGGCTACGATCTCGCCGAGGCAGTAGCAGTGAAGGCTCATTCGATGCTTGAGTCGTCGATCAGCGAATACACTTCAGCGTGTGGCCAGCTGCCCAGGGTCTATGTGGGCACGCCGGCGAAGGTTTTCGCGAAACTCGGAGATAATGGAGAGGCGGAGATCACGGTCCCACGCAACTTCGATGTGGCGGGAGCCGTGGGAGCCGCAGTAAGTTCGATCGAACTGAACTGCAGGGTATCCATTATGCACAGTTTTAGCGATGAGAGTTTTACTGCCTTTCTTCCTGAGACGACGATCTCCTCTGAAAATTTTCAGGAACTTCTTGAAATGGCAGAAAAAGCGGCAGGGAAATATCTTGCCTGGCTGGCCGGGAGCATGGGATATCACGAAATCATAATAACAGCCGAGAAGGCCATAAGTTACGCAGGAGAGGCTGAAACTGTCTCGACCCTCCTTTCGGCATCGATCGAATGCCGGGCTGTTGTAAAAAATGCACAATAA
- a CDS encoding cobalamin-dependent protein (Presence of a B(12) (cobalamin)-binding domain implies dependence on cobalamin itself, in one of its several forms, or in some unusual lineages, dependence on a cobalamin-like analog.): protein MEAILSESKEIASSIVIGRSRFMEKYGVSSELEYKRMSIKNGHVMFHAHIGMNTWDETARSLRAAYDFAESNGFVIDRAGICLDRRMALPKDMRKSAPQESGPYLETEEEWMQVGQAAPIQPHMGDFIIGFPASTENTVSALRAGVTTIGNLSQFFAHEAPMWKRKDITTVETVKAIGIMGFLRDRGTLMHSYLDDGFGALFLDCSTSAAWAYLEKYIVEDLLGAKLAHCVGGLVSDPVKRSGWIFALDEIHGHDCVGSMFYGDTISSHSDPEKNRALTAEYLLWDIMTQIECPTGHAVLPVPFTEAHRAPSLEEICEVQLWGREIEKTAVKMHPHFDFTEPKKFAGSICRKGRRIFNDALSYLEECGVDTKDAVQMLYVLKCMGPRVFEDTLNPSAKNGTAPAGESLAIPNDIFTKTLEQVDIWTPYFNSSEVRQKLSGRRVLLASTDVHEHGLLLIDNLLQQAGCHAVNIGAEKNPDEVVLAGVRYGAEIIFISTHNGMALEYARNVLDEMEEQNVSIPVCMGGVLNQNTEEGTVPVEVSSDLERLGIGIVTDLRRLPECAASLLATLQ, encoded by the coding sequence ATGGAAGCAATTCTTTCTGAGTCGAAGGAGATCGCTTCTTCTATAGTGATCGGCCGCTCCAGGTTCATGGAAAAATACGGAGTCTCATCGGAACTTGAATATAAACGCATGAGTATTAAAAACGGACATGTGATGTTTCATGCGCATATAGGCATGAATACCTGGGATGAAACGGCCCGGAGCCTCAGGGCCGCCTATGATTTTGCCGAAAGTAACGGCTTCGTCATCGACAGGGCCGGGATCTGCCTTGACAGGAGGATGGCCCTTCCCAAAGACATGAGAAAGTCCGCTCCCCAGGAGAGCGGTCCATATCTTGAAACTGAAGAAGAATGGATGCAGGTGGGACAGGCTGCTCCCATCCAGCCCCATATGGGAGACTTCATAATCGGCTTTCCTGCTTCAACGGAAAACACGGTATCAGCATTGCGGGCAGGTGTAACTACAATAGGCAATTTATCACAGTTTTTTGCGCACGAGGCTCCCATGTGGAAACGCAAGGACATAACGACAGTCGAAACGGTAAAAGCCATAGGGATAATGGGTTTCCTTCGCGACAGGGGAACACTGATGCATTCGTACCTTGACGACGGTTTCGGAGCGCTTTTCCTTGACTGCAGCACAAGCGCGGCCTGGGCCTACCTGGAGAAGTACATAGTTGAAGATCTTCTTGGGGCTAAGCTTGCCCACTGTGTAGGAGGGCTTGTTTCCGATCCGGTCAAGCGTTCCGGATGGATATTTGCGTTGGATGAGATCCACGGTCACGACTGCGTGGGTTCGATGTTCTACGGAGACACTATATCCTCGCACAGCGATCCTGAAAAAAACCGGGCACTGACAGCAGAGTACCTTCTTTGGGACATTATGACCCAGATAGAATGTCCGACAGGACATGCGGTCCTTCCTGTTCCATTCACGGAAGCCCATAGGGCCCCGTCGCTCGAAGAGATATGCGAGGTGCAGCTGTGGGGGAGAGAGATAGAAAAGACAGCCGTAAAAATGCACCCGCACTTTGATTTCACCGAACCTAAAAAGTTTGCGGGATCTATATGCAGGAAAGGCAGAAGGATATTCAACGACGCGCTTTCATATCTGGAAGAGTGCGGGGTCGATACGAAGGACGCGGTCCAGATGCTTTATGTACTGAAATGCATGGGACCCAGAGTTTTTGAAGATACGCTAAATCCTTCCGCAAAAAATGGTACTGCTCCTGCCGGAGAATCATTGGCCATACCAAATGATATTTTCACCAAGACTCTTGAGCAGGTCGACATATGGACTCCATATTTTAACAGCAGCGAAGTAAGGCAGAAGCTCTCTGGACGCAGGGTGCTTCTGGCATCGACCGATGTACACGAACATGGCCTTTTGTTGATCGACAATCTGCTGCAGCAGGCAGGATGTCATGCCGTGAACATAGGTGCGGAGAAAAATCCGGACGAGGTCGTACTTGCCGGCGTCCGGTACGGTGCAGAGATCATCTTTATCAGCACCCACAACGGCATGGCGCTTGAGTATGCAAGGAACGTACTGGACGAGATGGAAGAGCAGAACGTTTCCATCCCGGTATGCATGGGAGGGGTCCTGAACCAGAACACGGAAGAAGGTACTGTCCCCGTAGAGGTCTCCTCGGATCTTGAGAGACTGGGCATAGGGATAGTTACTGATCTCAGGCGTTTGCCCGAGTGTGCAGCTTCGCTTCTGGCCACCCTGCAGTAA
- a CDS encoding patatin-like phospholipase family protein, with the protein MRKHLRSLSFILLSLFFVAFPMSAFSEASPADALAAAQKHHDEWGFPHRDGIVLVLSGGGTKGLAHIGVIEVLERENIPIAAIVGTSMGAIIGGLYASGYSAAEMKEIISGLDMMEIISNRSSAEAVDVNYNKPPSSGSAIFNVFMDEEKKPRSNRGMLRAKGLYTFLNEMTTRVTVTDFNLLPIPFAAMATDLETGESVVLRDGNLASALRASLSIPGIFEPWEMNGRLLVDGGLRANLPVLEAKKLFPGHPVVAVNLSPGNITKKRENLRSLLEVMAQTVEILMVHQVRVNAAAADLVISPKVKDFGVLQSDGYDQIIARGSAAAEPMIEQLRNITCLPDQTFCEFRHVDPPSSVKPVVTEIRFEGIPESIAKVLHSKYEDWIGAPLDMEKVADAVKILSIGDDFVSVEGRAQTLTEGTAAVVFFIERPSKYEFGLGGYASNLYPDSWISLTAQMRDIFLEGDVGSAEYRFGSKWGAMLRYFTPKTSHDTQFGIVLSAREEGFDPGNAASFELERYTGRVAWYKDFGRKARIGLGYAAERIEYGDDGTMDGPYINFTFNNLDDPILPTKGLSINSDIWFPNGETTITHTRFHTYLPIWRTWNVVLSGGLKTGDVDDPAYAATLGTNEELFSLASHPLVGDQAYWIHLGAAKIITRSWWGGINLEIFGNFGQTMREWENDQSWWEAGIALSAPMTNFSSRVMLIYDQSGEFTLGYSIGIPMWWNGPLP; encoded by the coding sequence ATGAGGAAACATCTCAGATCGCTTTCTTTTATACTTTTATCATTATTCTTTGTCGCTTTCCCGATGTCCGCCTTTTCCGAGGCATCACCTGCTGATGCCCTGGCAGCGGCTCAGAAGCACCATGATGAGTGGGGATTCCCACACAGGGACGGGATCGTGCTGGTCCTGTCCGGGGGCGGGACCAAAGGGCTTGCGCACATCGGCGTGATTGAGGTCCTTGAACGGGAAAATATCCCGATCGCCGCGATAGTCGGCACAAGCATGGGAGCGATAATAGGAGGCCTTTACGCATCAGGTTACAGCGCCGCTGAGATGAAAGAGATAATATCCGGCCTGGACATGATGGAAATAATTTCCAACAGGTCATCGGCGGAAGCTGTCGATGTCAACTACAACAAACCTCCTTCAAGCGGTTCCGCCATCTTTAACGTTTTCATGGATGAAGAAAAAAAACCCAGGAGCAACAGAGGCATGCTACGCGCCAAGGGCCTTTATACCTTCCTCAACGAGATGACCACAAGGGTAACGGTCACTGACTTCAATCTGCTGCCGATCCCCTTCGCGGCAATGGCCACCGATCTAGAAACAGGAGAGTCTGTTGTACTGAGGGACGGCAACCTTGCATCGGCGTTAAGGGCTTCGCTCTCGATACCGGGTATCTTCGAACCCTGGGAGATGAACGGCAGACTCCTGGTAGACGGGGGCCTCAGAGCGAACCTCCCCGTTCTTGAGGCAAAGAAATTATTTCCCGGACACCCGGTGGTCGCTGTCAACCTTTCCCCCGGAAATATCACGAAAAAACGGGAAAACCTGCGTTCACTGCTTGAAGTGATGGCCCAGACAGTTGAAATACTGATGGTCCACCAGGTAAGGGTGAACGCCGCGGCTGCAGATCTGGTGATATCTCCCAAAGTCAAAGATTTCGGCGTGCTGCAGTCTGACGGCTATGATCAGATCATAGCAAGGGGGAGCGCGGCTGCCGAGCCCATGATCGAACAGCTAAGAAATATTACATGCCTGCCTGACCAGACATTCTGCGAGTTCAGGCATGTCGACCCGCCCTCCTCTGTGAAGCCTGTCGTGACCGAGATAAGGTTTGAAGGGATCCCCGAAAGCATTGCAAAAGTACTTCACAGCAAGTATGAAGATTGGATCGGAGCGCCTTTAGACATGGAAAAAGTCGCCGATGCAGTTAAGATCCTTTCGATCGGAGACGACTTCGTGTCTGTCGAGGGCCGTGCCCAGACTCTGACAGAAGGGACGGCTGCAGTTGTATTTTTTATAGAGAGACCTTCAAAGTATGAGTTCGGACTCGGCGGATATGCCAGCAACCTGTACCCTGACAGCTGGATATCGCTCACCGCACAGATGCGCGATATTTTCTTAGAGGGGGATGTCGGCTCTGCCGAATATAGGTTCGGATCAAAGTGGGGGGCGATGCTGAGGTACTTCACACCCAAGACCAGCCATGACACCCAGTTCGGGATCGTTCTCTCTGCAAGGGAAGAGGGCTTCGACCCGGGAAATGCAGCCTCTTTCGAGCTGGAACGGTACACGGGCAGGGTAGCCTGGTACAAGGATTTTGGCAGGAAGGCCAGGATAGGCCTGGGGTACGCGGCAGAGAGGATCGAATATGGTGATGACGGTACTATGGACGGACCTTACATAAACTTCACCTTCAACAATCTGGATGACCCGATACTCCCCACCAAAGGACTCTCGATCAACTCGGACATCTGGTTCCCGAATGGGGAGACAACGATAACCCATACGCGTTTCCATACGTACCTTCCGATCTGGCGGACATGGAATGTCGTCCTTTCCGGGGGCCTCAAGACAGGAGACGTAGATGATCCGGCCTATGCGGCCACACTTGGGACCAATGAGGAGCTCTTCAGCCTGGCTTCGCATCCCCTGGTGGGGGATCAGGCATACTGGATCCACCTGGGGGCCGCCAAGATAATCACAAGGTCATGGTGGGGGGGGATAAACCTTGAGATCTTCGGAAACTTCGGCCAGACGATGAGAGAGTGGGAGAACGACCAGAGCTGGTGGGAAGCCGGTATTGCGCTATCCGCTCCTATGACGAACTTCAGTTCGAGGGTCATGCTGATATATGACCAGAGCGGGGAGTTCACTTTAGGCTACTCGATAGGCATACCGATGTGGTGGAACGGCCCGCTTCCGTAA
- a CDS encoding universal stress protein, which produces MKILLAVDFSPLGRRTTGAGYRLAQKIASDVTFFHCAPQTSRFLQGYDIKAFVSSTGKEEQKNIEDAATLKLHKVMEDVIAENGIKEGLRIEEKIVSGEPADEILRYAEENKFDLIFLGYKSFNLIEQILVGSTADKVIRYATCSVLIYRPDRAEHIDI; this is translated from the coding sequence ATGAAAATTCTTTTGGCTGTGGATTTCAGTCCATTGGGTCGCCGCACTACGGGTGCAGGCTACAGGTTGGCTCAGAAGATAGCGTCAGACGTTACTTTCTTTCACTGTGCGCCGCAGACGTCGCGTTTTCTGCAGGGATATGACATCAAGGCATTCGTATCCTCGACCGGCAAGGAAGAACAGAAAAACATCGAAGACGCGGCAACGTTGAAACTGCATAAAGTCATGGAGGACGTAATAGCGGAGAACGGGATAAAAGAAGGGCTCAGGATCGAGGAAAAAATTGTCTCGGGAGAGCCAGCGGACGAGATCCTGCGCTATGCGGAGGAGAATAAGTTTGACCTCATCTTCCTGGGTTACAAGAGCTTCAATCTGATCGAGCAGATACTGGTGGGCAGCACAGCCGACAAGGTCATACGCTATGCGACCTGCTCCGTGCTGATCTACAGGCCGGACAGGGCTGAGCATATTGACATCTGA